One region of Pseudomonas sp. B21-040 genomic DNA includes:
- the efeO gene encoding iron uptake system protein EfeO, which produces MKKLPLALLLTLGLLNTPLSAFATTAPMDLVGPVSDYKIYVTEQLDELASHTQQFTDAVKKGDLATAQKLYAPTRVYYESIEPIAELFSDLDASIDSRVDDHEKGVKADDFTGFHRIEYSLFSEKSTQGLGDLADGLNKDVKDLQTRVAGLTFPPEKVVGGAAALLEEVAATKISGEEDRYSHTDLYDFQGNVDGAKKIVDLFRPQIEKQDAAFIAKVDKNFATVDMILAKYKTQDGGFETYDQVKENDRKALVGPVNTLAEDLSTLRGKLGLN; this is translated from the coding sequence ATGAAAAAGTTGCCACTCGCTTTACTGCTGACCCTTGGCTTGCTCAACACTCCGCTTTCGGCGTTCGCGACCACAGCGCCGATGGACCTGGTGGGGCCGGTTTCGGACTATAAGATTTACGTCACAGAGCAACTGGACGAATTGGCCAGCCACACCCAACAGTTCACCGACGCGGTGAAAAAAGGTGATCTGGCCACCGCGCAAAAGCTCTACGCCCCGACCCGCGTTTACTACGAGTCGATCGAGCCGATTGCCGAGCTGTTCAGTGACCTGGACGCGTCCATCGATTCGCGCGTAGACGACCACGAAAAAGGCGTGAAAGCCGACGACTTCACTGGCTTCCACCGCATCGAGTACTCGCTGTTCTCGGAAAAAAGCACCCAAGGCCTGGGCGATTTGGCCGACGGCCTGAACAAAGACGTCAAGGACCTGCAAACCCGCGTGGCCGGCCTGACCTTCCCGCCTGAGAAAGTCGTCGGTGGCGCGGCGGCGCTGCTCGAAGAAGTCGCGGCCACCAAGATCTCCGGTGAAGAAGACCGCTACAGCCACACCGACCTCTATGACTTCCAGGGCAACGTCGACGGCGCGAAGAAAATCGTCGACCTGTTCCGTCCGCAGATCGAGAAGCAAGACGCGGCATTCATCGCCAAAGTCGACAAGAACTTCGCGACCGTGGACATGATTCTGGCCAAGTACAAGACCCAGGATGGCGGTTTCGAAACTTACGACCAGGTGAAAGAGAATGACCGTAAAGCGTTGGTTGGGCCGGTGAATACCTTGGCTGAAGACCTGTCGACGTTGCGCGGTAAACTGGGTTTGAACTGA
- the efeB gene encoding iron uptake transporter deferrochelatase/peroxidase subunit gives MNDSEQFNLQRRRILMGMGAAGVALSCPVMAASPAQVTEAPSSDKTEDRHEFHGKHQAGIVTPRPASGMLVSFDVLATDRADLERLFRTLNERIAFLMKGGPVTQVDPKLPPVDSGILGPVVTPDNLTITVSVGESLFDERFGLASVKPKRLARMVGFPNDALEADCCHGDLSLQFCSNTTDTNIHALRDIVKNLPDLLLVRWKQEGSVPPQAPAKPGVPAQSARNFLGFRDGSANPDSNDANVMDRTVWVRPGSDEPGWATHGSYQAVRIIRNFVERWDRTPLQEQESILGRVKSTGAPMGGAHETEVPDYAKDPQGKLTRLDAHIRLANPRTAATQANLILRRPFNYSNGVNKNGQLDMGLLFICYQADLEKGFITVQTRLNGEPLEEYLKPVGGGYFFTLPGVTSDQDFIGRSLLHATSSTTTA, from the coding sequence ATGAATGACTCAGAGCAATTCAACCTCCAGCGTCGACGGATATTGATGGGCATGGGCGCGGCCGGCGTGGCGTTGAGCTGTCCGGTCATGGCCGCCAGCCCCGCGCAGGTCACTGAAGCGCCGAGCAGCGACAAGACTGAAGACCGCCACGAATTCCACGGCAAACACCAGGCTGGCATCGTCACCCCACGTCCGGCATCCGGCATGCTGGTGTCGTTTGATGTGCTGGCCACTGACCGAGCCGACCTCGAACGGCTGTTTCGCACCCTCAACGAGCGCATCGCGTTCTTGATGAAGGGCGGCCCGGTAACCCAGGTCGATCCGAAACTGCCGCCAGTGGATTCCGGGATTCTTGGCCCGGTGGTCACACCGGACAACCTGACCATCACTGTGTCGGTGGGCGAGTCGTTGTTCGACGAGCGTTTCGGTCTGGCCAGCGTCAAACCCAAGCGACTGGCGCGCATGGTCGGTTTCCCCAACGATGCACTGGAGGCTGACTGCTGCCACGGCGACCTGAGCCTGCAGTTCTGCTCCAACACTACCGACACCAACATCCACGCCCTGCGCGACATCGTTAAAAACCTGCCGGACTTGCTCCTGGTGCGCTGGAAACAGGAAGGCAGCGTGCCGCCGCAAGCTCCGGCGAAACCGGGTGTTCCGGCGCAGAGCGCGCGCAATTTCCTGGGTTTTCGCGACGGCTCGGCCAACCCTGACTCCAACGATGCCAACGTCATGGACCGCACCGTCTGGGTCCGGCCCGGCAGCGATGAACCAGGCTGGGCAACCCATGGCAGCTATCAAGCGGTGCGGATCATCCGCAATTTCGTTGAGCGCTGGGACCGTACGCCGTTGCAAGAACAGGAAAGCATCCTCGGACGGGTCAAAAGCACCGGTGCGCCCATGGGTGGCGCCCATGAAACCGAAGTCCCGGACTACGCCAAGGACCCGCAAGGCAAGCTGACCAGACTCGACGCGCACATCCGGCTGGCCAACCCGCGCACCGCCGCCACCCAAGCCAATCTGATCCTGCGCCGGCCGTTCAACTACTCCAATGGCGTGAACAAAAACGGCCAGCTCGACATGGGCTTGTTGTTCATCTGCTACCAGGCCGATCTGGAAAAAGGCTTTATCACCGTGCAAACCCGTCTGAACGGCGAGCCGCTGGAGGAATACCTGAAACCCGTCGGCGGCGGCTACTTCTTCACCCTGCCAGGTGTCACCAGCGACCAGGACTTCATCGGTCGCTCGCTGCTTCATGCCACATCCTCAACAACAACCGCCTGA
- the efeO gene encoding iron uptake system protein EfeO — MSKPIPTAGPSRALRWAVAGSVIVMIAAGGLFYYASKMAAAKRQANHDDVVVNIHPHSCEPNALTVPAGRTRFRIVNRSDRAVEWEILDGVLVLEERENIAPGLSQVINANLLPGDYTITCGLLSNPRGTLHVTPTEASEAAAKAKPSMVAFVGPLSEFRVYLSTQGTALIKAVTALEQAIEVGDLSQAQSLYAPARAAYQRIAPAAQRLAELDNAINARADYFQKREQDPAFVGFHRLEYALFQQRSLDGLAPVAQRLTADVTTLKQQLLAEPLPPEQLVSIVVRNLNTLADVRASSGEEERYSHTDLNGFAANLDVARKVVDLLRPMLSISAADLLPTLDSAIVAFDTELNGLKVNDGYARYDSVSAEQRKKIAEKAQALADALDAIDPALGLSGL, encoded by the coding sequence ATGTCAAAGCCTATTCCCACAGCCGGCCCGTCCCGGGCCTTGCGTTGGGCAGTGGCCGGTTCGGTGATCGTGATGATCGCCGCCGGTGGCCTGTTCTATTACGCCTCGAAAATGGCCGCCGCCAAGCGCCAGGCCAACCATGACGACGTGGTGGTCAACATTCACCCGCACAGCTGCGAGCCCAATGCGCTGACGGTCCCGGCCGGCCGCACCCGTTTTCGCATCGTCAATCGTTCCGACCGGGCCGTTGAATGGGAAATCCTCGACGGTGTGCTGGTGCTCGAAGAGCGCGAAAACATCGCGCCGGGCCTGAGCCAGGTGATCAACGCCAACCTGTTGCCCGGCGACTACACCATCACTTGCGGTTTGCTCAGCAACCCGCGCGGCACCTTGCACGTGACCCCGACCGAGGCGTCCGAGGCCGCCGCAAAAGCCAAACCGTCGATGGTCGCGTTCGTTGGTCCGTTGTCAGAGTTTCGCGTGTACCTGAGCACGCAAGGCACGGCGTTGATCAAAGCCGTTACCGCGCTTGAGCAAGCCATCGAGGTCGGCGACCTAAGCCAGGCGCAATCCTTGTATGCGCCGGCCCGCGCTGCGTATCAACGCATCGCCCCGGCCGCCCAGCGCTTGGCCGAGCTGGATAACGCGATCAATGCCCGCGCCGACTATTTCCAAAAACGCGAGCAGGACCCGGCCTTCGTCGGCTTCCATCGCCTGGAATATGCGCTGTTCCAGCAACGTAGCCTCGATGGTTTGGCCCCGGTTGCCCAACGTCTGACCGCTGACGTCACCACGCTCAAGCAGCAACTGCTGGCCGAACCGCTGCCGCCGGAGCAACTGGTGAGCATTGTGGTGCGCAACCTCAATACCCTCGCTGATGTACGTGCCAGCAGCGGTGAAGAAGAACGCTACAGCCACACCGACCTGAACGGTTTTGCCGCCAACCTCGACGTCGCCCGCAAAGTTGTCGACTTGCTGCGCCCGATGCTGAGCATATCCGCCGCCGATTTACTGCCCACGCTCGACAGCGCCATCGTCGCCTTCGACACCGAACTTAACGGCCTCAAGGTCAACGATGGTTACGCCCGCTACGACAGCGTCAGCGCCGAACAGCGCAAAAAAATCGCCGAAAAGGCTCAGGCACTGGCCGACGCCCTCGATGCCATCGATCCCGCGCTTGGCCTCTCCGGCCTGTAA
- the efeU gene encoding iron uptake transporter permease EfeU — MLVPFLIMLREGIEAALIVGIIASYLKQTGRGQWMPAVWIGVFLAAALALLVGGGLELVSAEFPQKQQELFEGVIGLLAVGILSSMVFWMRKVARSIKHSLQASLDHALAGSRHQVIALIAMVFFAVAREGLETVFFLLAVFQQSEGPAAPIGALLGLILAIAVGFLIYSGSMRLNLGAFFRWTGLFILFVAAGILSNSVQALHEAGLWNHLQTVLFDFSATLPMDGPLGSVLAGMFGYQDAPTVSTLGAYLIYLVVALVMFFVPAPTPAKQPSSVSSQ, encoded by the coding sequence ATGCTCGTCCCTTTCCTGATCATGCTGCGCGAAGGCATCGAAGCCGCGTTGATCGTTGGCATCATCGCCAGCTACCTCAAGCAAACCGGCCGGGGTCAGTGGATGCCCGCGGTGTGGATCGGTGTGTTCCTCGCTGCGGCGTTGGCCCTGCTGGTGGGGGGTGGTCTGGAGCTGGTCAGCGCCGAATTCCCGCAGAAACAACAAGAGCTGTTTGAAGGCGTGATCGGTCTGCTGGCCGTCGGCATTCTCAGTTCGATGGTGTTCTGGATGCGCAAAGTGGCGCGCTCGATCAAACATTCGCTGCAGGCGTCCCTCGATCACGCGCTGGCCGGCTCCAGACACCAGGTCATCGCCCTGATCGCCATGGTGTTTTTCGCCGTGGCCCGGGAAGGCCTGGAGACGGTGTTCTTCCTGCTGGCGGTGTTCCAACAGAGCGAGGGCCCGGCCGCGCCCATTGGCGCCCTGCTCGGCCTGATCCTGGCCATCGCCGTCGGTTTCCTCATCTACAGCGGCAGCATGCGCCTGAACCTTGGTGCATTTTTCCGCTGGACCGGGTTGTTCATCCTGTTCGTGGCCGCCGGCATTCTCTCCAATTCGGTGCAGGCGCTGCATGAAGCCGGGCTATGGAATCACCTGCAAACCGTGCTGTTCGACTTCAGCGCAACGCTGCCGATGGACGGCCCGTTGGGCTCGGTGCTGGCGGGCATGTTCGGCTATCAGGACGCCCCAACGGTCAGCACCCTCGGTGCCTACCTGATTTATCTGGTAGTGGCGTTGGTGATGTTTTTCGTCCCGGCCCCCACGCCCGCCAAACAGCCTTCTTCCGTTTCCAGTCAGTAA
- a CDS encoding AraC family transcriptional regulator, with translation MSEKDTISIQLVREALLQSCAPGQATDEVLNKVGIDPAWLQTPDARVPATAYARLWRLLARRGDDEFFGMDPRKLKSGSLEFLCRCSMVQPSLAAGLTSGLGFLSLMLENMPAQLVRQQSLAEIVLAEDDQDPRRAFTYFTYWMIVHGVACWLAGRRIPILAIELRCPAPDFCGDYQVMFSENLRFDRPRTRMIFSAECLDLPIKRSPEELKRFLAHAPANILVKYRDPESLASRIKQNLRHLPAEHWPETEPLAQQLHMSASTLRRRLAEEGQTYQGLKDSVRKELAIVWLAEPNISFAEIAARLGFADTSSFYKAFRKWSGSNPGHYRSLILNEAH, from the coding sequence ATGTCGGAAAAAGACACCATCTCCATTCAACTGGTGCGCGAAGCGCTGTTGCAAAGCTGCGCCCCGGGCCAGGCCACCGATGAGGTGTTGAACAAGGTCGGCATCGATCCGGCATGGTTGCAAACCCCTGACGCGCGAGTTCCGGCGACGGCCTATGCGCGACTCTGGCGCCTGCTGGCGCGACGCGGTGACGATGAGTTTTTTGGCATGGACCCGCGCAAGCTCAAATCCGGCAGTCTTGAGTTTCTGTGTCGTTGCTCGATGGTCCAGCCGAGCCTGGCCGCTGGGCTGACCTCGGGCCTGGGTTTTCTGTCGCTGATGCTTGAAAACATGCCCGCGCAGCTGGTTCGCCAGCAAAGCCTGGCCGAAATCGTGCTGGCGGAAGACGATCAGGATCCGCGTCGTGCCTTCACTTATTTCACCTACTGGATGATCGTTCACGGCGTTGCCTGTTGGCTCGCGGGGCGGCGGATTCCAATCCTGGCCATCGAATTGCGCTGCCCGGCGCCGGATTTTTGCGGCGACTATCAGGTGATGTTCTCCGAAAACCTGCGCTTCGACCGGCCGCGCACGCGGATGATTTTCTCGGCTGAGTGCCTGGACTTGCCGATCAAGCGCAGCCCGGAAGAACTCAAGCGTTTCCTGGCGCACGCGCCGGCCAATATTCTGGTCAAGTACCGTGATCCTGAGAGCCTGGCGAGCCGCATCAAACAGAATTTGCGGCACTTGCCCGCAGAACATTGGCCGGAAACCGAACCGTTGGCGCAGCAACTGCACATGTCCGCCTCGACCTTGCGCCGACGTCTGGCGGAAGAAGGGCAGACCTACCAAGGGCTCAAGGACAGCGTGCGCAAGGAACTGGCGATCGTTTGGCTGGCAGAGCCGAACATCAGCTTCGCCGAGATTGCGGCCCGGCTGGGGTTTGCCGATACGAGTTCGTTCTACAAGGCGTTTCGCAAGTGGTCGGGGTCCAATCCGGGGCATTACCGGAGTTTGATCCTTAACGAGGCGCACTGA
- a CDS encoding SDR family NAD(P)-dependent oxidoreductase: MQIENKVFLVTGGASGLGAATAEMLVAAGAKVMLVDMNAEAVAAQAQRLGAQSVVADISNEAAAEAAVQATVKAFGGLNGLVNCAGIVRGEKILGKNGPHGLASFSQVINVNLIGSFNMLRLASAAIAETEADADGERGVIINTASAAAYDGQIGQAAYAASKGAIVSLTLPAARELARFGIRVMTIAPGIFETPMMAGMTQEVRDSLAAGVPFPPRLGKPGEYAALVRHIIENSMLNGEVIRLDGALRMAAK, from the coding sequence ATGCAGATCGAAAACAAGGTTTTTCTCGTCACCGGCGGTGCTTCCGGCCTGGGTGCGGCAACAGCTGAAATGCTGGTCGCGGCTGGCGCCAAAGTGATGCTGGTGGACATGAATGCCGAGGCTGTAGCGGCTCAGGCTCAACGTCTTGGTGCGCAAAGTGTGGTGGCCGACATCAGCAACGAAGCCGCCGCCGAAGCCGCAGTGCAGGCGACGGTCAAAGCCTTTGGCGGTCTCAACGGCCTGGTCAATTGCGCTGGCATCGTGCGCGGCGAGAAGATCCTTGGCAAGAACGGCCCGCATGGGCTCGCCAGTTTCAGCCAAGTGATCAACGTCAACCTGATCGGCAGCTTCAACATGCTGCGCCTGGCATCTGCCGCTATCGCCGAAACCGAGGCGGATGCCGATGGCGAGCGCGGTGTGATCATCAATACCGCGTCGGCAGCGGCGTATGACGGCCAGATTGGCCAGGCCGCTTATGCCGCGTCCAAGGGCGCCATTGTCAGCCTGACTCTGCCAGCCGCCCGTGAACTGGCGCGCTTTGGTATCCGCGTGATGACCATCGCCCCAGGCATTTTCGAAACACCGATGATGGCCGGCATGACCCAGGAAGTCCGCGATTCGCTGGCCGCTGGCGTGCCATTCCCGCCGCGTCTGGGCAAGCCTGGCGAGTACGCCGCGCTGGTCCGGCATATCATTGAAAACAGCATGCTCAACGGCGAGGTGATCCGTCTCGACGGCGCCTTGCGCATGGCCGCCAAGTAA
- a CDS encoding acetyl-CoA C-acyltransferase — protein MTIANDPIVIVSAVRTPMGGFQGELKSLSAPQLGAVAIRAAVERAGINAESVEEVLFGCVLSAGLGQAPARQAALGAGLDKSTRCTTLNKMCGSGMEAAILAHDMLVAGSADVVVAGGMESMSNAPYLLDRARSGYRMGHGRVLDHMFLDGLEDAYDKGRLMGTFAEDCAETNGFTREAQDAFAVASTTRAQQAIKDGSFNAEIVPVSVMVGKEQVLISNDEQPPKAKLDKIASLKPAFRDGGTVTAANSSSISDGAAALVLMRRSDAEKQGLKPLAVIHGHAAFADTPGLFPVAPVGAIKKLMKKTGWSLDEVELFEVNEAFAVVSLVTMAKLEIPHEKVNVHGGACALGHPIGASGARILVTLLSALRQKGLKRGVAAICIGGGEATAMAVECLL, from the coding sequence ATGACTATTGCCAACGATCCCATCGTTATCGTCAGCGCCGTCCGCACCCCGATGGGCGGTTTTCAGGGCGAACTGAAAAGCCTGAGCGCACCGCAACTCGGCGCTGTCGCGATCCGCGCGGCGGTCGAGCGCGCCGGCATCAACGCCGAATCGGTAGAAGAAGTGCTGTTCGGCTGCGTTCTGTCCGCAGGCCTCGGTCAGGCGCCAGCGCGTCAAGCCGCGCTGGGCGCCGGGCTGGATAAATCGACCCGTTGCACCACGCTGAACAAAATGTGCGGTTCGGGCATGGAAGCGGCGATTCTGGCCCACGACATGTTGGTGGCCGGTAGCGCCGACGTGGTGGTGGCGGGCGGCATGGAAAGCATGTCCAACGCGCCGTACCTGCTGGACCGCGCACGTAGCGGTTACCGCATGGGCCACGGTCGGGTGCTTGATCACATGTTCCTCGACGGCCTGGAAGATGCCTACGACAAGGGCCGCTTGATGGGCACCTTCGCCGAGGATTGCGCCGAAACCAACGGCTTCACCCGCGAGGCGCAGGACGCGTTTGCGGTCGCGTCGACCACCCGTGCGCAACAGGCAATCAAGGACGGCAGCTTCAACGCCGAGATCGTCCCGGTGTCGGTGATGGTCGGTAAAGAACAGGTGCTGATCAGCAACGATGAGCAGCCACCGAAAGCCAAGCTGGACAAAATCGCATCATTGAAACCGGCGTTCCGCGATGGCGGTACGGTGACGGCAGCGAACTCCAGTTCCATTTCCGACGGCGCGGCGGCATTGGTGCTGATGCGCCGTTCCGATGCCGAGAAACAAGGGCTGAAACCGCTGGCAGTGATTCACGGCCATGCCGCGTTTGCCGATACGCCGGGCCTGTTCCCGGTGGCGCCGGTGGGCGCGATCAAAAAACTGATGAAGAAAACCGGCTGGTCGCTGGATGAAGTTGAGCTGTTCGAAGTCAACGAAGCCTTCGCCGTGGTCAGTCTGGTGACGATGGCCAAACTGGAAATCCCGCACGAGAAGGTCAACGTTCACGGCGGCGCGTGCGCCTTGGGCCACCCGATCGGCGCATCCGGCGCACGGATCCTGGTGACCTTGCTCTCGGCCCTGCGCCAGAAAGGTCTGAAGCGTGGCGTTGCTGCGATCTGCATCGGCGGCGGTGAAGCCACGGCCATGGCTGTTGAGTGCCTGTTGTAG
- a CDS encoding acyl-CoA dehydrogenase gives MIPNDDQQQIRDMARQFAEERLKPFAAEWDREHRFPKEAIAEMADLGFFGMLVPEQWGGCDTGYLAYAMALEEIAAGDGACSTIMSVHNSVGCVPILHYGNDDQKERFLKPLASGAMLGAFALTEPQAGSDASGLKTRARLEGDHYVLNGCKQFITSGQNAGVVIVFAVTDPSAGKRGITALIVPTDSPGYKVARVEDKLGQHASDTCQILFEDVKVPVANRLGEEGEGYRIALANLEGGRVGIASQSVGMARAAFEAARDYARERESFGKPIIEHQAVAFRLADMATQIAVARQMVHYAAALRDSGKPALVEASMAKLFASEMAEKVCSSALQTLGGYGYLNDFPLERIYRDVRVCQIYEGTSDIQRMVISRNL, from the coding sequence ATGATTCCCAATGACGACCAACAACAAATTCGCGACATGGCCCGGCAATTCGCCGAGGAACGGCTGAAACCGTTCGCCGCCGAGTGGGACCGCGAACACCGCTTCCCCAAGGAGGCCATCGCTGAGATGGCCGACCTGGGCTTCTTTGGCATGCTGGTGCCTGAGCAGTGGGGCGGTTGCGACACCGGTTACCTGGCCTACGCCATGGCCCTGGAAGAAATCGCGGCCGGCGACGGCGCCTGCTCGACCATCATGAGCGTGCACAACTCGGTCGGTTGCGTGCCGATCCTGCACTACGGCAACGACGACCAGAAAGAGCGCTTCCTCAAGCCCCTGGCCAGCGGAGCGATGCTGGGTGCCTTTGCCCTGACCGAACCGCAGGCCGGTTCCGACGCCAGCGGCCTGAAAACCCGTGCGCGCCTGGAAGGCGATCACTACGTGCTCAACGGCTGCAAACAGTTCATCACCTCCGGGCAGAACGCCGGGGTGGTGATTGTGTTTGCCGTGACTGATCCAAGTGCCGGCAAGCGCGGTATTACCGCATTGATCGTGCCGACCGATTCGCCAGGCTATAAAGTCGCCCGGGTCGAAGACAAACTCGGCCAGCACGCGTCCGACACGTGCCAGATTCTGTTTGAAGACGTCAAAGTGCCGGTGGCCAACCGCTTGGGTGAGGAGGGTGAAGGTTACCGAATCGCCCTGGCCAACCTTGAAGGCGGCCGTGTCGGCATCGCCTCGCAATCGGTGGGCATGGCCCGTGCAGCGTTCGAAGCGGCCCGCGACTACGCCCGTGAGCGCGAGAGTTTCGGCAAACCGATCATCGAACATCAGGCTGTCGCGTTCCGCCTTGCCGACATGGCCACGCAAATTGCCGTGGCCCGGCAGATGGTGCATTACGCAGCGGCTTTGAGGGACAGCGGCAAACCGGCACTGGTCGAAGCCTCCATGGCCAAACTGTTTGCCTCGGAAATGGCTGAAAAAGTCTGCTCTTCGGCGTTGCAAACCCTCGGCGGTTACGGTTACTTGAATGACTTCCCGCTGGAGCGGATCTACCGCGACGTGCGGGTGTGCCAGATCTACGAAGGCACCAGCGATATTCAGCGCATGGTTATTTCGCGCAATCTTTGA